Proteins from a single region of Chryseobacterium sp. W4I1:
- a CDS encoding response regulator, with protein sequence MNSQIKIALIDDEQLILEGVKMLLSNEKNISVCLTSNNGPDFIEKLGILSEDEFPHIALIDVQMQPMNGFELVEALKEKYPDLKIIILSSHYKTSILGYMVKLGVSAFLPKNSDKKTFIDAITMVHKNGVFFTAEDHQMLFTYMNSSAKKKSLFEMEDELSEREKDVVKLICQEYTNNEIGEKLFISPRTVESHRQRILEKIGAKNTVGIVVYAIVNNIYSLNKI encoded by the coding sequence ATGAATTCCCAAATCAAAATAGCCTTAATTGACGATGAGCAGCTGATCCTGGAAGGGGTAAAAATGCTGCTTTCCAATGAAAAAAATATATCCGTATGTCTTACCTCCAATAATGGCCCGGACTTTATTGAGAAACTGGGAATACTTTCCGAAGATGAATTTCCTCACATCGCACTCATAGATGTACAGATGCAGCCTATGAACGGTTTTGAATTGGTAGAAGCTCTCAAAGAAAAATATCCTGATCTTAAGATTATTATCCTGTCTTCTCATTACAAAACTTCTATTTTGGGTTATATGGTTAAGTTAGGTGTTTCTGCTTTTCTTCCTAAAAACTCTGATAAGAAAACATTTATTGACGCCATTACAATGGTTCATAAAAACGGAGTGTTCTTTACTGCTGAAGATCATCAGATGCTTTTTACCTATATGAACAGTTCTGCAAAAAAGAAATCCCTCTTCGAAATGGAAGACGAACTCTCTGAACGGGAAAAAGATGTTGTAAAGCTGATCTGTCAGGAATATACCAATAATGAGATCGGAGAAAAGCTCTTCATCAGCCCCAGAACAGTAGAAAGCCATCGCCAGCGCATCCTCGAAAAGATAGGAGCCAAGAATACAGTAGGTATTGTGGTGTATGCCATTGTCAACAATATATATTCTCTTAATAAAATCTGA
- a CDS encoding DUF5715 family protein — MKKYFCVVFVPFMYSFYYSQAAKKALPCYDLTTVLKVEPTALYKPHLDASKSFGVKLLKDSKAVQKYISSGKFHKIKKTGKGYRVQKLDYSRGYMVAKAKSTLEKMAAKFSKETKGHTFTVSSMTRTLEDQCRLRRVNSNASLGISSHNYGNSFDISYIRFNDVLKYNPKMEAALEKVLKYYAAAGRIYYIKERQQSCYHITVRNY, encoded by the coding sequence ATGAAAAAGTATTTTTGTGTGGTCTTTGTACCCTTTATGTATAGCTTTTATTATTCACAGGCTGCCAAGAAAGCGCTTCCCTGTTATGATCTTACAACAGTTTTAAAAGTAGAACCTACTGCTCTGTACAAGCCGCATCTTGATGCTTCAAAAAGTTTTGGAGTAAAGCTGCTTAAAGATTCCAAAGCCGTACAGAAATACATCAGCAGTGGAAAATTCCATAAAATAAAAAAGACAGGAAAAGGATACCGGGTTCAGAAGCTTGATTATAGCCGGGGCTATATGGTTGCCAAGGCAAAAAGCACATTGGAAAAGATGGCAGCCAAATTCAGCAAAGAAACAAAAGGGCATACCTTTACCGTTTCCTCAATGACCAGAACGCTGGAAGATCAGTGCAGACTGAGAAGAGTGAACTCCAATGCATCGCTGGGAATCAGCTCCCACAATTATGGGAACTCTTTTGATATTTCTTATATAAGATTCAATGATGTCCTGAAATACAATCCGAAGATGGAAGCGGCTCTGGAAAAGGTTTTAAAGTACTATGCAGCCGCTGGCAGGATCTATTACATTAAAGAAAGACAGCAGAGCTGTTATCATATTACGGTAAGGAATTATTAA
- the aqpZ gene encoding aquaporin Z — translation MKKLFAEFFGTFWLVFGGCGSAVFAAGVPDIGIGLLGVALAFGLTVLTMAYAVGHISGGHFNPAVSFGLLAGGRFPAKDLIPYIVAQCLGALVAAGCLYVILNGSGAVDFSKPGAFATNFYGEAVYNGKAFSMGAAFLAEFLLTAFFLIVIMGATDKWANGKFAGIAIGLALTLIHLISIPITNTSVNPARSLSQAVFTGGLAMSQLWLFWAAPILGGVVGGLIYKFLLQRDTAEVTD, via the coding sequence ATAAAAAAACTTTTTGCTGAATTTTTCGGCACATTTTGGCTTGTTTTCGGTGGCTGTGGAAGTGCAGTTTTTGCCGCCGGAGTTCCCGATATTGGAATTGGTCTTTTAGGCGTAGCTTTAGCCTTTGGACTTACAGTTCTTACGATGGCTTACGCTGTCGGTCACATTTCCGGTGGACATTTTAATCCAGCGGTTTCTTTTGGGCTTTTGGCAGGTGGAAGATTCCCGGCAAAAGACCTTATTCCTTACATCGTAGCGCAGTGTCTTGGTGCTTTAGTGGCAGCAGGATGTCTGTATGTGATTCTTAACGGTTCCGGTGCAGTAGATTTTTCAAAACCGGGAGCCTTTGCTACCAATTTCTATGGAGAGGCAGTCTATAACGGGAAAGCATTCAGTATGGGTGCAGCGTTCCTTGCAGAATTTTTGTTAACGGCTTTCTTCCTTATTGTGATCATGGGAGCTACAGACAAATGGGCTAACGGTAAATTTGCTGGTATTGCTATCGGACTTGCTTTGACACTGATTCATTTAATTTCTATTCCAATCACCAATACTTCAGTGAATCCGGCAAGATCGCTTTCACAGGCAGTGTTTACAGGCGGACTTGCGATGTCTCAGCTTTGGCTGTTCTGGGCAGCTCCTATTTTGGGAGGAGTCGTAGGTGGATTGATCTACAAGTTTCTGCTTCAGAGAGATACCGCTGAAGTTACCGACTAA
- a CDS encoding ABC-F family ATP-binding cassette domain-containing protein: MLSVQGLGLHHSGNYLFQNTNFTIKKDDKVGLVGKNGAGKSTLLKMLSGEINFYEGTVVREGGATIGFLKQDLDFVKGRTVWAETMQAFEQINAWKNELEEVNHQMTVRTDYESDAYTDLINKMTELNDLLMNHDAYNLEGDMEKVLFGLGFKADDFQKITDEFSGGWRMRIELAKLLLQKNDIMLLDEPTNHLDMESIIWLENFLKDYPGAIVLVSHDKQFMTAVCNRTFDINNKKVDDYKANYSKYLIMREERREKLIGAKKNQDAEIKQMEDNINKFRASATKASFAQSLIKKLDKIERIEVDNEDVSKFNIRFVQSMVPGKVIFEAENLGKAYGKKQIFDDVDFIVQRGDRIALLGQNGQGKTTLAKILAGEIKDYSGTWNLGHNVNIGYFAQNQEEVLTPNKTVLEEAEDAATEETRPRVRDLLGSFLFQGEAVSKKTKVLSGGERNRLALCKLLLRPFNTLIMDEPTNHLDIQSKEIIKLALQNFQGTLIVISHDREFLDGLCDKIYEFRDGRMKEFLGSVGEYLEYRQKETLREISAEKAKLHGEEVKVEVKPAPKEVKVEDKSTIVSKEQKNIQNKLKKIEEKISELETEIEKMEATFTKENPSEETLEKYNKTKEELDVALQEWEHLGTQLD; this comes from the coding sequence ATGCTTTCGGTTCAAGGTTTAGGATTACATCATTCGGGAAACTATCTGTTTCAAAATACAAATTTCACCATTAAAAAGGATGATAAAGTTGGTCTCGTAGGAAAAAATGGAGCAGGAAAATCTACTTTATTGAAAATGCTTTCCGGAGAAATTAATTTCTACGAAGGAACTGTAGTTCGTGAAGGTGGTGCCACCATCGGGTTCCTGAAACAGGATCTGGATTTCGTAAAAGGAAGAACAGTCTGGGCTGAAACCATGCAGGCCTTTGAACAGATCAATGCCTGGAAAAATGAACTGGAAGAAGTGAACCATCAGATGACCGTAAGAACCGACTATGAAAGCGACGCTTACACGGATCTGATTAATAAAATGACGGAACTGAATGACCTTCTGATGAATCATGACGCCTACAATCTGGAAGGCGATATGGAGAAAGTATTGTTTGGTTTAGGATTTAAAGCAGATGATTTTCAGAAAATCACTGACGAATTTTCCGGAGGCTGGAGAATGAGAATTGAGCTGGCGAAACTGCTGCTTCAGAAAAATGACATCATGCTTCTCGATGAGCCGACCAACCACCTCGATATGGAATCCATTATCTGGCTGGAAAACTTCCTGAAAGACTATCCCGGAGCTATCGTTCTTGTAAGTCACGATAAGCAGTTTATGACCGCTGTGTGCAACAGAACTTTTGATATCAATAATAAAAAAGTTGACGACTATAAAGCCAACTACTCCAAATACCTGATTATGCGTGAAGAGCGCCGTGAAAAACTTATCGGAGCTAAAAAGAACCAGGATGCAGAGATCAAGCAGATGGAAGATAACATTAATAAGTTCCGTGCCAGTGCTACCAAAGCATCTTTTGCACAGTCACTTATTAAGAAATTGGATAAGATAGAGCGTATTGAAGTGGACAACGAAGATGTTTCAAAATTCAATATCCGTTTCGTGCAGTCTATGGTTCCCGGAAAAGTTATTTTTGAAGCTGAGAATTTAGGAAAAGCATACGGGAAAAAACAGATTTTTGATGACGTAGACTTTATCGTTCAGAGAGGAGACAGAATTGCCCTTTTAGGACAGAACGGACAAGGAAAAACCACTTTAGCGAAGATCCTTGCCGGTGAGATCAAAGATTATTCAGGAACCTGGAATTTAGGACACAATGTAAACATCGGATACTTTGCCCAAAACCAGGAAGAAGTACTGACCCCGAATAAAACCGTTTTAGAGGAAGCAGAAGATGCTGCAACAGAAGAAACAAGACCGAGAGTAAGAGACCTTTTGGGATCTTTCCTTTTTCAGGGGGAAGCAGTTTCCAAAAAAACAAAAGTACTGTCCGGAGGAGAAAGAAACCGTCTGGCGCTTTGTAAATTGTTGCTTCGTCCTTTCAACACGCTGATCATGGATGAGCCTACGAACCACTTGGATATTCAGTCTAAAGAAATTATCAAGCTGGCTCTACAGAATTTTCAGGGAACATTGATCGTGATTTCTCACGACAGAGAATTCCTGGATGGACTTTGTGATAAGATCTATGAATTCCGAGACGGAAGAATGAAAGAATTCCTGGGAAGCGTTGGAGAATATCTTGAATACAGGCAGAAAGAAACCCTTAGAGAAATTTCTGCTGAAAAGGCAAAGCTTCACGGTGAAGAGGTAAAAGTTGAGGTAAAACCTGCTCCGAAAGAGGTGAAAGTTGAAGACAAATCAACCATTGTAAGCAAAGAACAAAAAAATATTCAGAATAAATTAAAAAAAATAGAAGAAAAAATTTCAGAGCTGGAAACAGAAATTGAAAAAATGGAAGCTACCTTTACAAAAGAAAATCCTTCTGAGGAAACTTTAGAAAAATACAATAAAACTAAAGAAGAATTAGACGTTGCTTTACAGGAATGGGAGCATTTGGGAACTCAGCTGGACTAG
- a CDS encoding sensor histidine kinase: MLENIKAQEEERKRIAVMIHDDIGNRLNILSLWLNNLDTKGDELIKKNIYGQMSSLIDAARSISHSLYPVNLESVGFVLYVEELIANLSHKINIFMQVMPGYEKKDIFVEVQLYRIIQEFTTNVIKHSSATDVWIYIRDYPRDMVVIISDNGQGFDYDKVKKGMGIKNIESRIKSMNAVHKWKSTLNKGTRLIIIIPKSHEFPNQNSLN; encoded by the coding sequence GTGCTTGAAAACATCAAAGCCCAGGAAGAAGAAAGAAAAAGAATAGCTGTGATGATTCATGACGATATCGGGAACAGGCTTAATATCCTTTCATTGTGGCTTAATAACCTCGATACAAAAGGCGATGAGCTGATCAAAAAAAATATTTACGGTCAGATGTCATCCCTGATCGATGCCGCCAGAAGTATTTCTCATTCATTGTATCCTGTCAACCTTGAATCCGTAGGATTTGTTCTTTATGTGGAAGAGTTGATTGCCAATCTTTCACACAAAATCAATATTTTCATGCAGGTCATGCCCGGCTATGAGAAAAAAGATATCTTTGTAGAAGTCCAGCTGTACCGGATTATCCAGGAATTTACTACCAATGTTATCAAGCATTCATCAGCTACGGACGTGTGGATCTATATCAGAGATTATCCCCGGGATATGGTAGTCATTATTTCAGACAACGGACAGGGATTTGATTATGATAAAGTGAAAAAAGGGATGGGAATAAAAAACATCGAATCCAGGATAAAATCAATGAATGCCGTCCACAAATGGAAAAGCACCTTAAATAAAGGAACCCGTTTAATCATTATAATTCCAAAAAGTCATGAATTCCCAAATCAAAATAGCCTTAATTGA
- a CDS encoding DUF2235 domain-containing protein, with protein MGNDTILSVGIFFDGTGNNGINAVSGDRPPGSNESYKGAPTNIYKLFSLFNGNQKIYIEGIGTVTGGEDSNFAMATCANPPDGNGYSSDDKLQKADTFVQSIAYDRNTECHFYIYGFSRGSMLAREFCNQLVSKYSSGNVKIKFLGVFDTVESKPFNTYDMSLPEEVENALHICAINECRFFFPLTGFFENSKNMQDTKIETSGSVWKEIFVPGAHADVGGGYLKAPHSVYISTDFINVNDLQDYVSDVRNAKTDAEGNKIWDSLLSTFQIERGVVLSQAYVSREMIFNTLSIVYGRIMLGESNTVLPGIFSTDLTNSGLEIADDTFLTYFHTDLATYVKNFSPALKPKYDYSGFADYTHISANFGLYSDHVLQRSAEEIEAELINNGLNVPSSNSVDQGIHTGLVTNLHLPEDSFVADFLYGTNVPNNDIWSRTIEMRSLAPEQN; from the coding sequence ATGGGAAATGATACAATACTATCTGTCGGAATTTTTTTTGACGGAACAGGAAACAACGGGATCAATGCAGTTTCCGGTGACAGGCCACCGGGAAGTAATGAAAGCTACAAAGGAGCTCCTACCAATATTTACAAACTATTCAGTTTATTTAACGGAAACCAAAAAATATATATAGAAGGGATAGGAACAGTGACTGGCGGCGAAGACAGTAATTTTGCCATGGCTACATGTGCCAATCCTCCGGACGGGAACGGATATTCTTCCGATGATAAACTGCAGAAAGCAGATACCTTTGTACAGAGCATTGCGTACGATAGAAATACTGAATGCCATTTTTATATCTACGGATTCAGCAGGGGGAGTATGCTTGCAAGAGAATTCTGCAACCAGCTTGTCTCAAAATATTCCTCGGGAAATGTTAAGATAAAATTCCTCGGTGTTTTTGATACCGTGGAATCCAAACCCTTCAATACCTATGACATGAGCCTGCCTGAGGAAGTGGAAAATGCTCTTCATATCTGTGCAATAAATGAATGCCGGTTCTTTTTTCCACTTACCGGTTTTTTTGAAAATTCAAAGAATATGCAGGACACCAAAATTGAAACTTCAGGTTCCGTATGGAAAGAAATTTTCGTTCCCGGAGCCCATGCTGATGTAGGAGGTGGATATCTAAAGGCGCCGCATTCCGTATATATTTCTACAGATTTTATTAATGTCAATGACTTGCAGGATTATGTTTCCGATGTAAGAAATGCAAAAACTGATGCTGAGGGAAATAAAATATGGGATTCACTTCTCTCTACTTTTCAGATCGAAAGAGGAGTTGTTCTTTCCCAGGCCTATGTTTCCAGGGAAATGATTTTTAATACCCTTTCAATAGTATACGGAAGAATAATGCTCGGGGAAAGCAATACTGTTTTACCTGGGATTTTCAGTACAGATCTTACCAATTCAGGCCTTGAGATCGCAGATGATACCTTTCTGACTTATTTTCATACAGATCTTGCCACATACGTCAAAAATTTTTCACCAGCCCTGAAGCCAAAGTATGATTATTCGGGGTTTGCAGATTATACCCATATTTCAGCCAACTTTGGTCTCTACAGCGATCATGTATTGCAAAGATCAGCAGAAGAGATTGAAGCAGAACTGATCAACAACGGCCTGAATGTACCCAGCAGCAACTCTGTAGACCAGGGAATTCATACCGGGCTGGTCACCAATCTACATCTTCCCGAAGACAGTTTCGTTGCAGATTTTTTATATGGAACCAATGTACCCAATAACGATATCTGGAGCCGTACCATTGAGATGCGGTCTTTAGCACCAGAACAGAATTAA
- a CDS encoding T9SS type A sorting domain-containing protein: MKKLLLLLSFVLICQDQLNAQKNTVPGPTYNIVVIRDDLFQHTIPGHAHTSITVDLKIGSTERTNTPFLPDVATSKVYNFPVVFVLPGNSPPTRYAKVTFSNTPPLFSGYYPLTTVVGDHTTIASDPTMIDYTGQFGYGVDITCTGPNQYTISAARFECYRCVPPIGKNTIAGKINTPATALVDNPALGISEIYYTASDKETISVNVVDLHGKTVRSYTTDIPAGLNKLPVDLQNNLSGVYLVKWKSSNGTNGTLKMVKK; the protein is encoded by the coding sequence ATGAAAAAACTTCTCTTATTGCTGTCTTTTGTATTGATTTGCCAAGATCAATTGAATGCACAAAAAAACACAGTCCCTGGACCCACCTACAATATTGTTGTTATCAGAGATGATCTTTTTCAACACACTATACCTGGCCATGCTCATACCAGCATCACGGTTGATCTGAAAATTGGGTCTACTGAGCGTACCAATACTCCTTTTCTTCCTGATGTTGCTACATCTAAAGTATATAATTTCCCTGTAGTTTTTGTATTGCCAGGAAATTCTCCTCCCACCAGATATGCCAAAGTAACCTTTAGTAATACTCCTCCATTGTTTAGTGGCTATTATCCTCTTACCACAGTAGTTGGAGATCATACTACAATTGCTTCAGATCCTACAATGATTGATTATACAGGACAATTTGGATATGGAGTAGATATTACCTGCACAGGTCCGAACCAATACACCATAAGCGCAGCCAGATTTGAGTGTTACAGATGTGTTCCTCCTATTGGAAAAAACACTATAGCTGGAAAAATAAATACCCCTGCTACAGCTTTAGTAGATAATCCAGCATTAGGAATCAGTGAGATATATTATACAGCTTCTGATAAGGAAACTATTTCAGTAAATGTAGTAGACCTACATGGAAAAACAGTCAGATCTTATACTACAGATATACCAGCTGGGCTTAACAAACTTCCGGTTGATCTTCAAAATAACCTGAGTGGTGTTTACCTTGTTAAATGGAAATCCAGCAACGGAACAAACGGAACTTTGAAAATGGTGAAAAAGTAA
- a CDS encoding TonB-dependent receptor — MKLIYSLMLVFCGLASISAQKTYSVEGTVQDFHDKTMLENAVVNIGGFTAKTNAKGKFTFNKIPAGKYTLIAKHPDCNDYTENIGVDQDLHLVITLEHHSHDIETVTIHGSHKSNGSLIIKTLDKSEIERNSTDNLGNLLSKISGVATLKTGNNISKPIIHGLYGSRISILNNGVKLAEQEWGVEHAPNVDINNFQHIDVIKGASALKYGSDAIGGVVVLEPEIFPKKDTIKGSVGLTGISNGRGLGLDVDVAKIWKNGWAVKTRGSIKKLGDQSAPDYNLKNTGMDFSSFNFTVQNNSYEKGISFDYYLTNQNIGILRDSHVSSSGDYDRAMTASPPIYSGKFSYDIDNPRQVIEHHIAKVSAFKRFENIGKLSATYSYQYNHRQEYDIRRGELNDTPSLDLELMTHQFNLNDLLERGKWSLETGIDASFQNNYSDPATKARRLIPNYDKYSAGVYSVLKYKISHDFNFEAGARYDFTRYDVTKWYDQADWDKLYADAFPQFYVKKDKNRILTRPKLNYNNVSFNAGLEYRPNANFDLKFNYARVGRSPNIAELFSDGLHHSAGVIETGDMALKNEQGHQFNLTVDSKFNVLKGLNISVNPYAFITKNFINQVPVGIKGTIRGVFPEWEYQQIDAKMYGVDLDINWKLTNDLAYVGKGSYVYGQDDTHNEPLILMMPPNFSNALQFKKEKWNNFYFTVENQTFLKQNRFPVRNVELEVYVNGELTNKTIDLSTPPNTYSLWNIQTGINISKNLSAGLIVNNLFNTSYRDYLNRLRFFADEAGRNFILNFRYRF, encoded by the coding sequence ATGAAATTGATATATAGCCTGATGTTGGTCTTTTGTGGACTGGCATCAATAAGTGCACAGAAAACGTACTCGGTGGAAGGAACCGTTCAGGATTTTCATGACAAAACCATGCTGGAAAATGCTGTAGTAAATATCGGTGGATTCACAGCGAAAACCAACGCTAAAGGTAAGTTTACATTTAATAAAATTCCTGCGGGAAAGTATACACTCATTGCCAAACATCCTGATTGTAATGATTATACTGAAAATATAGGAGTTGATCAGGATCTACATTTGGTAATTACACTGGAGCATCATAGTCATGATATTGAGACCGTTACCATCCACGGGAGCCATAAATCTAATGGTTCTTTAATCATCAAAACCTTAGATAAGTCAGAAATTGAAAGAAATTCTACAGATAACCTGGGGAATTTATTATCTAAAATTTCCGGAGTAGCGACTTTAAAAACAGGGAATAATATCTCAAAACCTATTATTCATGGGCTTTACGGAAGCAGAATTTCTATCTTAAATAATGGAGTAAAGCTTGCAGAGCAGGAATGGGGCGTAGAGCATGCTCCCAATGTGGATATTAATAATTTTCAGCATATCGATGTCATCAAAGGAGCTTCTGCATTAAAATATGGAAGCGATGCCATTGGAGGAGTCGTGGTGCTGGAGCCTGAAATTTTCCCTAAAAAAGACACGATAAAAGGGTCGGTAGGGCTTACAGGAATTTCCAATGGCCGAGGTCTTGGATTGGATGTGGATGTTGCCAAGATCTGGAAAAACGGATGGGCTGTAAAAACCCGGGGAAGCATCAAAAAATTAGGAGATCAGAGTGCTCCTGATTATAATCTGAAGAATACGGGAATGGATTTTTCTTCTTTTAATTTCACGGTCCAGAATAACAGTTACGAAAAAGGAATCTCCTTTGATTATTATCTGACGAACCAGAATATTGGAATTTTAAGAGATTCACATGTTTCAAGTTCAGGAGATTATGACAGGGCAATGACGGCTAGTCCACCTATTTATTCCGGCAAATTCAGTTATGATATAGATAATCCAAGACAGGTTATTGAGCATCATATCGCAAAAGTGTCAGCTTTTAAAAGATTTGAAAATATTGGAAAACTTTCCGCAACGTACAGTTACCAATACAATCACAGGCAGGAATATGACATCAGAAGAGGAGAGCTGAATGATACGCCTTCTCTGGATTTGGAACTCATGACGCATCAGTTTAACCTTAATGATTTGCTGGAAAGAGGAAAATGGTCTCTGGAAACGGGAATTGATGCCAGTTTTCAAAACAATTATTCAGATCCGGCTACAAAAGCAAGACGCCTGATCCCTAATTATGATAAATATTCTGCAGGGGTATATTCTGTTTTAAAATATAAAATTTCCCATGATTTTAATTTTGAAGCAGGAGCGAGATATGATTTTACCCGGTATGATGTCACCAAATGGTATGATCAGGCGGACTGGGATAAATTATATGCAGATGCATTTCCTCAGTTTTACGTGAAGAAAGATAAAAACAGGATTCTGACGCGTCCTAAGCTTAATTATAATAACGTTTCCTTCAATGCAGGTCTGGAATACCGTCCAAATGCCAATTTTGATTTGAAATTCAATTATGCAAGAGTGGGAAGATCTCCGAATATTGCAGAATTGTTTTCAGACGGACTGCATCATTCCGCAGGCGTGATCGAGACAGGAGATATGGCATTGAAAAATGAACAGGGACATCAGTTTAACCTTACGGTAGATTCAAAATTCAATGTACTGAAGGGACTGAATATTTCTGTAAATCCATATGCATTCATCACGAAAAACTTCATCAATCAGGTTCCTGTAGGGATTAAAGGGACTATCAGAGGGGTATTTCCAGAGTGGGAATATCAGCAGATCGATGCTAAAATGTATGGAGTAGATCTGGATATCAACTGGAAACTTACAAATGACCTTGCCTACGTTGGAAAAGGAAGTTATGTATATGGACAGGATGATACGCACAACGAACCTTTGATCTTAATGATGCCGCCGAATTTTTCCAATGCACTTCAGTTTAAAAAAGAAAAATGGAATAACTTCTATTTTACTGTTGAAAACCAGACGTTTTTAAAACAAAACAGATTCCCTGTAAGAAATGTTGAGTTGGAAGTGTATGTGAACGGTGAATTGACGAATAAAACAATAGACCTGAGTACACCGCCCAACACTTATTCTCTTTGGAATATCCAAACGGGCATCAATATCAGCAAAAATCTTTCGGCGGGACTTATCGTAAATAATCTCTTCAACACTTCATACAGAGATTATCTGAACCGTTTGAGGTTCTTTGCAGATGAGGCAGGAAGAAACTTTATTTTAAACTTTAGATACAGATTCTAA
- a CDS encoding trigger factor encodes MKVTAQNHDDVSALLTVTLEKSDYKEKVDKQLINYAKNAQVPGFRKGKVPLSMVKKQYEAGIAFEEINKQVSDALNNYVNENKLRLVGQPVPQPVNQLDYNADKVEVAFEVGYEPEFTIDLAKYEAPHYKVEASDKEITKSIENMQKRFAEQVPQDKITKDSYIALEISQVVEEDAEGEHHHHPKNTTITAENKEAFKLVKALKMDGSVKVSKETLASDEELAKELGFTKEEVEHLHHAEVEVKVKDFYSLNLAELNQELFDKVYGEGTITSEEELKEKVKSELDEYFQQNADVHYVNKVLEQVTEKEEVKLPEDFLVKWLLFSNQNIQSEEQAKGILEAEKSQLRYQIIEGKLMTDNDIKLDYADVLAQAEQLVRNQLAIYGIHHLGDEEIQKYAVEMLKDQEQVRQISSEVAMAKLKDVILEKATKKETKISHDEFLEELKK; translated from the coding sequence ATGAAGGTTACCGCACAAAACCATGATGACGTAAGTGCATTACTTACAGTGACATTGGAAAAATCTGACTACAAAGAAAAAGTAGACAAGCAGTTGATTAATTATGCTAAAAATGCGCAAGTTCCTGGTTTCAGAAAAGGAAAAGTGCCTTTAAGTATGGTTAAAAAACAATATGAAGCAGGTATTGCATTCGAGGAAATCAACAAACAGGTTTCTGACGCATTGAACAATTATGTTAACGAAAACAAGTTAAGATTAGTTGGACAGCCTGTTCCTCAGCCAGTAAATCAATTGGATTACAACGCTGACAAAGTTGAAGTTGCTTTTGAAGTAGGATATGAGCCTGAATTCACTATAGATTTAGCTAAATATGAAGCGCCTCATTACAAAGTAGAAGCTTCTGACAAAGAAATCACAAAGAGCATTGAGAACATGCAGAAGCGTTTTGCAGAGCAGGTTCCTCAGGATAAAATCACTAAAGATTCTTATATCGCTTTAGAAATTTCTCAGGTTGTAGAAGAAGATGCTGAAGGAGAGCACCACCACCACCCAAAGAATACTACCATTACTGCTGAAAACAAAGAAGCTTTCAAATTGGTAAAAGCTTTGAAAATGGATGGTTCTGTAAAAGTATCTAAAGAAACTCTTGCATCTGACGAAGAATTAGCTAAAGAATTAGGATTCACCAAGGAAGAAGTAGAGCACCTGCACCACGCTGAAGTAGAAGTTAAAGTAAAAGATTTCTATTCACTGAACTTAGCTGAACTTAACCAGGAGTTATTCGACAAAGTTTACGGAGAAGGGACAATCACTTCTGAAGAAGAGCTTAAAGAAAAAGTAAAATCTGAACTGGATGAGTATTTCCAGCAAAATGCTGATGTTCACTATGTGAATAAAGTATTGGAGCAGGTTACTGAAAAAGAAGAAGTAAAACTTCCGGAAGATTTCTTAGTAAAATGGTTGTTATTCTCTAACCAGAATATCCAGTCTGAAGAGCAGGCAAAAGGAATTCTTGAAGCAGAAAAAAGTCAGTTAAGATACCAGATTATTGAAGGTAAATTAATGACTGATAACGATATCAAGTTAGACTATGCTGATGTATTGGCACAGGCTGAGCAGTTGGTAAGAAACCAGTTAGCAATCTACGGAATTCACCATTTAGGTGATGAAGAAATCCAGAAATATGCTGTTGAAATGTTGAAAGACCAGGAGCAGGTAAGACAAATTTCTTCTGAAGTGGCTATGGCTAAACTGAAAGATGTAATTCTTGAAAAAGCTACTAAAAAGGAAACTAAAATTTCTCACGACGAATTTTTAGAAGAACTTAAAAAGTAG